In Pollutimonas sp. M17, a single genomic region encodes these proteins:
- the lexA gene encoding transcriptional repressor LexA: MAVKLTERQQQILELIRSEITRSGFPPTRAEIARALGFKSANAAEDHLKALARKGAIELTAGASRGIRLVDPDLPADRSSSMLETASSALSQLLVPLVGRVAAGNPILAAEHVEREIGIEPALFSQTPDYLLRVRGLSMRDAGILDGDLLAVKKSPDARNGQIVVARLGDEVTVKRFSRDGRVIQLLPENPDFQPIVVSAEDEFSLEGIAVGLIRDTPLQ; the protein is encoded by the coding sequence ATGGCCGTCAAGCTTACCGAGCGTCAGCAGCAAATACTCGAACTCATACGCAGCGAAATCACCCGCAGCGGCTTTCCGCCGACGCGGGCCGAAATCGCGCGCGCCCTGGGCTTCAAATCGGCCAACGCCGCCGAAGACCATCTGAAGGCACTGGCCAGGAAAGGCGCCATCGAGCTTACGGCAGGCGCCTCGCGGGGCATACGGCTGGTCGATCCCGACCTGCCGGCCGACAGGTCCTCCAGCATGCTGGAAACCGCCAGCAGCGCCCTGTCGCAGTTGCTGGTGCCCCTGGTGGGCCGCGTGGCGGCGGGCAATCCCATTCTTGCCGCCGAACACGTCGAACGCGAAATCGGCATCGAACCCGCGCTGTTCAGCCAGACTCCCGATTACCTTCTTCGCGTACGCGGTTTAAGCATGCGCGACGCGGGCATCCTGGACGGCGACCTTCTGGCGGTCAAGAAATCGCCCGACGCGCGCAACGGCCAGATCGTCGTGGCCCGCCTGGGCGACGAGGTCACCGTCAAGCGCTTCTCCCGCGACGGCCGGGTCATCCAGCTTCTGCCCGAAAACCCCGATTTCCAGCCCATCGTCGTTTCGGCCGAAGACGAATTCTCGCTGGAAGGCATCGCCGTGGGCTTGATACGGGATACGCCGCTGCAGTAA
- a CDS encoding amino acid aminotransferase, with protein sequence MKSLFESVELAPRDPILGLNEQYNADTRTGKVNLGVGVYYDDEGRIPLLDAVSKAETARIEAHAARGYLPIEGIPGYNKGAQTLLLGEGSPLIAAGRVLTAQALGGTGALKIGADFLKQLLPGSKVVISNPSWENHRALFERAGFTVETYPYYDAATHGLDFEGMLASLQALPEQTIVVLHACCHNPTGVDPSFEQWQQIVEAVKARNLVPFLDIAYQGFGDGLEEDASVVRLFAQHDLTMFISSSFSKSFSLYGERVGALTLVSSSKEESGRVLSQLKRVIRTNYSNPPTHGGTVVATVLNTPELYSLWTNELAAMRERIRSMRVQLVEKLKSHGVTQNFDFVLAQRGMFSYSGLTAEQVDRLRDEHGVYAVSSGRICVAALNSRNIDYVAASIAKVLA encoded by the coding sequence ATGAAATCTCTCTTCGAATCCGTCGAACTCGCTCCGCGCGACCCCATCCTAGGCCTGAACGAACAATATAACGCGGATACCCGAACCGGCAAGGTCAATCTTGGCGTGGGCGTGTACTACGATGACGAAGGGCGGATTCCCCTTCTGGACGCGGTCAGCAAGGCCGAAACGGCGCGCATCGAAGCGCATGCCGCGCGCGGCTACCTGCCCATCGAAGGCATACCCGGCTACAACAAAGGCGCGCAAACCCTGCTGCTGGGCGAAGGCTCGCCCCTTATCGCGGCGGGCCGCGTGCTGACCGCCCAGGCATTGGGCGGCACGGGCGCCCTGAAGATCGGCGCCGATTTCCTGAAGCAACTGCTGCCGGGCTCCAAGGTCGTCATCAGCAACCCCAGCTGGGAAAACCACCGCGCCCTGTTCGAGCGCGCCGGTTTCACCGTGGAAACCTATCCTTACTACGACGCCGCCACGCATGGCCTGGACTTCGAAGGCATGCTGGCTTCGCTGCAAGCGCTGCCCGAGCAGACCATCGTCGTCCTGCACGCCTGCTGCCACAACCCCACGGGTGTGGACCCCAGCTTCGAGCAATGGCAGCAGATCGTCGAAGCCGTCAAGGCCCGCAATCTCGTGCCCTTCCTAGACATCGCCTATCAGGGCTTCGGCGACGGCCTCGAAGAAGACGCATCGGTCGTCCGCCTGTTCGCGCAGCACGACCTGACCATGTTCATCAGTTCGTCCTTTTCCAAGTCCTTCTCGCTGTACGGCGAGCGCGTCGGCGCGCTGACCCTGGTTTCGTCCAGCAAGGAAGAAAGCGGCCGCGTGCTCAGCCAGCTCAAGCGCGTGATCCGCACCAACTACTCCAACCCGCCCACGCACGGCGGCACCGTGGTCGCCACGGTGCTGAACACGCCCGAGCTCTACAGCCTGTGGACAAACGAGCTGGCCGCCATGCGCGAACGCATCCGCAGCATGCGCGTGCAATTGGTCGAAAAGCTCAAGTCCCACGGCGTCACCCAGAACTTCGATTTCGTCCTGGCCCAGCGCGGCATGTTCTCATACTCGGGCCTGACCGCCGAACAAGTGGACCGCCTGCGCGATGAACATGGCGTGTACGCGGTCAGCAGCGGACGCATCTGCGTTGCCGCGCTGAACAGCCGCAATATCGACTACGTGGCGGCCTCGATCGCCAAAGTCCTGGCTTAA
- the uvrB gene encoding excinuclease ABC subunit UvrB, protein MNAPAPGFIEYPDSPFQLYQPYPPAGDQPTAIDALVEGIDDGLMYQTLLGVTGSGKTYTMANVIARTGRPAIVLAPNKTLAAQLYAEMREFFPNNAVEYFVSYYDYYQPEAYVAARDLFIEKDSSINEHIEQMRLSATKSLLERRDTVIVGTVSCIYGIGNPGDYHAMVLTLRTGDRIARQELLGRLVAMQYERNDVEFVRGNFRARGEIIDVFPAEHAELALRITLFDDEIETLEMFDPLTGKVKQKIPRFTVFPSSHYVTPRETVLRAIETIKMELRERLAALTADGKLVEAQRLEQRTRFDLEMLQELGFCKGIENYSRHLSGALPGEPPPTLIDYLPADALMFIDESHVTMGQLSAMYRGDRSRKSTLVQFGFRLPSAMDNRPLQLEEFEQRMRQCVFVSATPSTYEKEHADNVVEQVVRPTGLVDPEVEVRPALTQVDDLLGEIKKRVARQERVLVTTLTKRMSEDLTDYLTENGLKVRYLHSDIDTVERVEIIRDLRLGVFDVLVGINLLREGLDIPEVSLVAILDADKEGFLRSERSLIQTMGRAARNLNGRAILYADRITDSMRRAMDETERRRVKQLEFNAKHGITARSVSKAVREMIDGVMVAPEAASAVDDIAPEVLRDDKSLAREIRRLEKLMMDHAKNLEFEQAAAARDSLNRLKQKALLS, encoded by the coding sequence ATGAACGCTCCCGCGCCCGGCTTCATAGAATACCCCGACAGTCCATTCCAGCTGTATCAGCCCTATCCCCCGGCGGGCGATCAGCCCACGGCGATCGACGCGCTGGTCGAGGGCATCGACGATGGGTTGATGTACCAGACTCTGCTGGGCGTCACCGGTTCGGGCAAGACCTATACCATGGCCAATGTCATCGCCCGCACGGGGCGCCCGGCCATCGTGCTGGCGCCCAACAAGACACTGGCGGCGCAGTTGTATGCCGAAATGCGCGAATTCTTCCCCAACAATGCGGTCGAATATTTCGTTTCCTACTATGACTACTATCAGCCCGAGGCCTATGTGGCGGCGCGCGACCTGTTCATCGAAAAGGATTCGTCCATCAATGAACACATCGAGCAGATGCGGCTGTCGGCCACCAAAAGCCTGTTGGAGCGGCGCGACACGGTCATCGTGGGTACCGTGTCGTGCATCTACGGCATCGGCAATCCCGGCGATTACCATGCCATGGTGCTGACCCTGCGCACCGGCGACCGCATCGCCCGGCAGGAGTTGCTGGGCCGCCTGGTGGCCATGCAGTATGAACGCAACGACGTGGAATTCGTCCGGGGCAATTTCCGGGCGCGCGGCGAGATCATCGATGTCTTCCCGGCGGAGCATGCCGAGCTGGCCTTGCGCATCACCTTGTTCGACGACGAGATCGAGACGCTGGAGATGTTCGATCCATTGACGGGCAAGGTCAAGCAGAAGATTCCGCGCTTCACCGTTTTCCCCAGCTCCCACTACGTCACGCCGCGCGAGACCGTGCTGCGCGCCATCGAGACCATCAAGATGGAGCTGCGCGAGCGCCTGGCCGCGCTGACGGCCGACGGCAAGCTGGTGGAAGCGCAACGGCTGGAGCAGCGCACCCGCTTCGACCTGGAAATGCTGCAGGAACTGGGTTTCTGCAAGGGTATCGAGAATTATTCCCGCCATCTGTCCGGCGCCTTGCCCGGCGAACCGCCGCCCACGCTCATCGACTACCTGCCCGCCGATGCATTGATGTTCATCGACGAAAGCCATGTCACCATGGGCCAGCTGAGCGCCATGTACCGGGGAGACCGCTCACGCAAGTCGACGCTGGTTCAGTTCGGCTTCCGCCTGCCGTCGGCCATGGACAACCGGCCGCTGCAGCTGGAGGAGTTCGAGCAGCGCATGCGCCAGTGCGTCTTCGTATCCGCCACGCCATCCACCTACGAAAAGGAGCATGCCGACAATGTGGTCGAGCAGGTGGTCCGGCCCACGGGCCTGGTCGACCCCGAGGTGGAGGTGCGGCCGGCGCTGACGCAGGTCGACGATCTGCTCGGCGAAATCAAGAAGCGGGTGGCCCGGCAGGAGAGGGTGCTGGTCACGACCCTGACCAAGCGCATGTCGGAAGACCTGACCGATTACCTGACCGAGAACGGCCTGAAGGTGCGCTATCTGCACTCGGACATCGATACCGTGGAGCGGGTGGAGATCATCCGCGACCTGCGGCTGGGGGTATTCGATGTGCTGGTGGGCATCAACCTGCTGCGCGAAGGCCTGGACATTCCGGAAGTATCGCTGGTGGCCATCCTGGATGCCGACAAAGAGGGATTCCTGCGATCCGAGCGCAGCCTGATCCAGACCATGGGCCGGGCCGCGCGCAACCTGAACGGACGAGCCATCTTGTATGCCGACCGGATCACCGACTCCATGCGCCGGGCCATGGACGAGACGGAGAGGCGGCGCGTCAAGCAACTGGAATTCAATGCCAAGCACGGCATCACGGCGCGCAGCGTCAGCAAGGCGGTGCGTGAGATGATCGATGGTGTGATGGTGGCGCCCGAAGCGGCATCGGCCGTCGACGATATTGCGCCCGAGGTATTGCGCGACGACAAGTCGCTGGCCAGGGAGATCCGCCGGCTGGAAAAGCTGATGATGGATCATGCCAAGAATCTGGAATTCGAGCAGGCGGCCGCCGCGCGGGACTCGCTGAACCGGCTCAAGCAAAAAGCCTTGCTTTCGTGA
- a CDS encoding low molecular weight protein-tyrosine-phosphatase — MMTKVLFVCMGNICRSPSAEGVFRRLVDEAGLSDVVGVDSAGTHSFHIGEAPDARAQAAARKRGYELSHCVARQITADDFREFDLILAMDWENLSALQQQCPKIYQHKLMLLMRFANEFEEATVPDPYYGGPEGFGKVLDYLEDACQGVMELVRKRALQYQAA; from the coding sequence ATGATGACTAAGGTACTTTTCGTTTGCATGGGTAATATCTGTCGCTCGCCAAGCGCAGAGGGAGTGTTCCGCCGTTTAGTCGACGAAGCGGGGCTTTCCGATGTGGTTGGCGTCGATTCCGCTGGCACCCACAGCTTTCATATTGGCGAAGCGCCCGACGCGCGCGCCCAGGCGGCTGCGCGCAAGCGCGGCTACGAGCTTTCGCATTGCGTGGCCAGGCAGATCACGGCCGACGATTTCCGCGAATTCGACCTCATTCTGGCCATGGACTGGGAAAATCTTTCCGCATTGCAGCAGCAATGCCCGAAGATCTATCAGCACAAGCTCATGTTGCTCATGCGCTTTGCCAACGAATTCGAAGAAGCCACGGTGCCCGACCCGTACTACGGTGGCCCCGAAGGCTTCGGCAAGGTGCTCGACTACCTGGAAGACGCCTGTCAGGGCGTGATGGAACTCGTGCGCAAGCGCGCCTTGCAATACCAGGCCGCTTAA
- the iscR gene encoding Fe-S cluster assembly transcriptional regulator IscR, with translation MRLTTKGRFAVTAMIDLALRQQSGPVTLAAISQRQNISLSYLEQLFGKLRRHELVDSIRGPGGGYSLARLARNITVADIIFAVDEPLDATSCGGKEDCNVGRNGSTGKCMTHELWSTLNRKMVDYLDSVSLQDLVDQQRMRLLHESTQAQAAIRINRSPDVLIASSTV, from the coding sequence ATGCGTTTAACGACCAAGGGGCGTTTTGCGGTGACCGCCATGATTGATCTGGCGTTGCGGCAGCAAAGCGGGCCCGTCACTCTGGCGGCCATCAGTCAACGTCAGAATATTTCGCTGTCCTATTTGGAGCAGCTGTTCGGCAAATTGCGTCGCCACGAACTGGTTGACAGCATACGCGGTCCGGGCGGCGGTTACTCGCTGGCCCGCCTGGCGCGCAATATCACGGTGGCCGATATCATTTTCGCGGTGGACGAGCCGCTGGACGCCACCAGTTGCGGCGGCAAGGAAGACTGCAACGTCGGCCGCAATGGCAGCACGGGCAAGTGCATGACACACGAACTGTGGTCGACGCTCAATCGTAAAATGGTCGATTATCTGGATTCGGTGTCCTTGCAGGATCTGGTCGATCAGCAGCGCATGCGCCTGCTGCATGAGTCCACCCAGGCACAGGCCGCCATCCGCATCAACCGCTCGCCCGATGTGCTCATCGCGTCGTCGACGGTATAG
- a CDS encoding IscS subfamily cysteine desulfurase gives MSQRPVYLDYSATTPVDPRVVDKMVPWLYEHFGNPASRSHAYGWDAEEAVELARSQVAQLVNADPREIIWTSGATESNNLALKGAAQAHAGRGKHIVTVKTEHKAVLDTCRELERQGFEVSYLDVPQDGLLDVAAFKSALRPDTILASVMLVNNEIGVVQDIAALGQACRERGVVFHVDAAQATGKVAIDLQALPVDLMSFSAHKTYGPKGVGALFARRKPRVRLEAQIHGGGHERGFRSGTLATHQIVGMGQAFELARLEMDAELQRIRVLRDRLWAGLSQIPEIHLNGHARQRVPHNLNVSFDYVEGESLIMSLKDLAVSSGSACTSASLEPSYVLRALGRSDELAHSSIRFTLGRYTTPEDVDFAIQLLVRQVGRLRDMSPLWEMAQEGVDLNSVQWAAH, from the coding sequence ATGTCCCAACGTCCCGTTTATCTGGACTATTCGGCGACCACGCCCGTCGATCCGCGCGTGGTCGACAAAATGGTGCCCTGGCTGTACGAGCATTTCGGCAATCCCGCTTCGCGCAGTCACGCCTACGGCTGGGACGCCGAAGAGGCCGTCGAGCTGGCCCGGTCCCAGGTGGCGCAACTGGTCAATGCCGACCCGCGCGAGATTATCTGGACGTCCGGCGCCACCGAATCGAACAACCTGGCGCTGAAGGGCGCCGCCCAAGCCCACGCCGGGCGCGGCAAGCATATCGTCACGGTCAAGACCGAACACAAGGCGGTGCTGGACACCTGCCGCGAGCTCGAGCGACAGGGCTTCGAAGTCAGCTATCTGGATGTTCCCCAGGACGGCCTGCTGGACGTCGCCGCGTTCAAAAGCGCATTGCGGCCGGACACCATCCTGGCCTCGGTCATGCTGGTCAATAACGAGATCGGCGTCGTGCAGGACATCGCCGCGCTGGGCCAGGCCTGCCGGGAACGGGGTGTCGTATTCCATGTGGATGCGGCGCAGGCCACGGGCAAGGTCGCCATCGACCTGCAGGCGCTGCCTGTGGATCTGATGTCCTTTTCGGCACACAAAACCTACGGACCCAAAGGCGTCGGGGCCTTGTTCGCCAGGCGCAAGCCCCGCGTGCGGCTGGAGGCCCAGATACACGGCGGCGGGCACGAACGCGGTTTCCGCTCGGGCACCCTGGCCACGCATCAGATCGTCGGCATGGGCCAGGCCTTTGAGCTGGCGCGGCTCGAAATGGACGCCGAACTTCAGCGCATACGCGTCTTGCGCGATCGGCTTTGGGCCGGGCTGTCGCAGATTCCGGAAATCCATCTCAACGGGCATGCCCGCCAGCGCGTTCCGCACAACCTGAACGTCAGCTTCGACTATGTGGAAGGCGAATCGCTGATCATGTCGCTCAAGGATCTGGCGGTGTCCAGCGGATCGGCCTGCACCTCTGCCAGCCTGGAGCCTTCTTACGTATTGCGCGCCCTGGGCCGCAGCGATGAGCTCGCCCACAGTTCCATACGCTTCACCCTGGGCCGCTACACCACCCCGGAAGACGTGGATTTCGCCATACAGCTGCTTGTGCGCCAGGTGGGCAGGTTGCGCGACATGTCGCCGCTATGGGAAATGGCCCAGGAAGGCGTGGACTTGAATTCGGTTCAATGGGCCGCACATTAA
- the iscU gene encoding Fe-S cluster assembly scaffold IscU — protein MAYSDTVLDHYENPRNVGSFDKSDASVGTGMVGAPALGDVMKLQIRVNESGIIEDARFKTYGCGSAIASTSLVTEWIKGKTLDQAMDIRNTQIAEALALPPVKIHCSILAEDAIKAAIRDYKEKHQE, from the coding sequence ATGGCGTATAGCGACACGGTACTGGATCACTACGAAAATCCGCGCAACGTGGGATCATTCGACAAGTCCGATGCCAGTGTCGGTACGGGCATGGTCGGCGCGCCGGCGCTGGGCGACGTAATGAAGCTGCAAATCCGGGTGAACGAATCGGGTATCATTGAAGACGCACGATTCAAGACGTATGGCTGCGGTTCGGCCATCGCATCCACTTCGCTGGTCACCGAATGGATCAAGGGCAAGACGCTGGATCAGGCCATGGATATCCGCAATACGCAGATCGCCGAGGCGCTGGCCTTGCCGCCGGTCAAGATTCACTGTTCCATCCTGGCCGAGGACGCCATCAAGGCAGCCATCCGGGACTACAAGGAAAAGCATCAGGAGTAA
- the iscA gene encoding iron-sulfur cluster assembly protein IscA translates to MGIMLTQQAADHINRYIEKRGKGLGLRLGVRTTGCSGMAYKLEYVDEPNADDQVFEQRGVRVYVDPKSLPFLEGTQLDYAREGLNEGFKFSNPNEKATCGCGESFTV, encoded by the coding sequence ATGGGAATTATGCTTACACAACAAGCCGCCGATCACATCAACCGCTACATTGAAAAGCGGGGCAAGGGGCTGGGCTTGCGTCTGGGCGTTCGCACCACGGGCTGCTCGGGCATGGCCTACAAGCTGGAATACGTCGACGAGCCCAATGCCGACGACCAGGTTTTCGAGCAGCGGGGGGTCAGGGTGTATGTCGACCCCAAAAGCCTGCCTTTCCTGGAAGGCACGCAGCTCGATTATGCACGCGAGGGCCTGAACGAAGGGTTCAAGTTTTCCAACCCCAACGAAAAAGCCACTTGCGGCTGCGGCGAATCTTTTACGGTCTGA